In Blastopirellula sp. J2-11, a single genomic region encodes these proteins:
- a CDS encoding carbonic anhydrase, with the protein MFSSFAYNPNSQYSLGTTMQRPNDADSAKQALEQGNLAFRHWIANAFTGNESTDEVDLAQRRATLETLFPTGKVPKQTPFAAVFGCSDARVPVRQLLGQSANDIFEIRTAGQTMGDECLGSVEYALRHMPTIKTVVVLGHGSCGAVSASVDSYLTSWGLNLGLASVGLRSILQRINPAVVLAAQSIQASTIGVDFRRETDRKRLIDVATTLNAAASAHQLKLLANSVDRSDVSVLFGVYDIATHAVVRPPLRAVDGDAWEDGLALAPEEDDLLESLAAISVTAADRQPLG; encoded by the coding sequence GTGTTCTCTAGCTTCGCTTACAACCCCAACAGCCAGTATTCGCTGGGCACGACCATGCAGCGTCCCAATGACGCAGACTCCGCCAAACAGGCGTTGGAACAAGGAAACCTGGCTTTCCGTCACTGGATCGCCAACGCGTTCACCGGCAACGAATCGACCGACGAAGTCGACTTGGCTCAACGTCGCGCCACGCTAGAGACTCTCTTCCCGACCGGCAAGGTTCCTAAGCAAACCCCGTTCGCCGCGGTGTTTGGCTGTTCTGACGCGCGCGTTCCGGTTCGCCAGTTGTTGGGGCAATCGGCGAACGATATCTTCGAGATCCGCACCGCCGGTCAGACGATGGGAGACGAATGCCTGGGCAGCGTCGAATATGCGCTTCGCCACATGCCGACCATCAAAACGGTCGTCGTCCTAGGACACGGCAGTTGCGGCGCCGTCTCTGCGTCGGTCGATTCGTATCTGACCAGCTGGGGGCTGAACCTGGGGCTCGCGTCAGTTGGACTGCGCAGCATTTTGCAACGCATTAACCCCGCGGTGGTCTTAGCCGCTCAATCGATTCAAGCATCCACCATCGGCGTCGACTTCCGCCGTGAGACCGATCGCAAACGCCTGATCGACGTCGCGACAACGCTGAACGCCGCCGCGTCGGCTCATCAATTAAAACTATTGGCCAACAGCGTCGACCGTTCCGATGTCAGCGTTCTGTTTGGCGTCTACGACATCGCGACGCACGCGGTCGTGCGCCCTCCGCTCCGCGCGGTCGACGGAGACGCGTGGGAAGATGGCCTGGCCCTAGCGCCCGAAGAAGATGACCTCTTAGAATCGCTCGCGGCGATTTCCGTCACCGCCGCCGATCGACAACCGCTCGGTTAA
- a CDS encoding OprO/OprP family phosphate-selective porin: MMMRRIATLMFLLACIGFVRTSFGQEGYVETDVERRLLSMESEIELLRNELAAAKTVGSAPYQEASYSTAAEEAGWVINTNVGLPPCPPATTYPTLKVSGFFHLDSDWFDQNQANIATVGDIQDGSGFRRSRLGVNGKVAENVNYNMEYDFAVSQARFTDVWVNFSEVALLGNVRIGRWRQPFGMDELTSVRELPFLERSLLFSMSPFRQTGVGFYDHSESENMTWAASVIRYQTDNFGNTAGDNGGYGFVGRYTMLPIYQDDGERLVHLGADYYYVDPSLNTTRFASQPEIQIVDSTGFQGNILSSVPPFIDTGVVPTNHVSSYRLEAAAAYGRFYVQSEAQWLQLDQLGGPNQTIEAAYIQGRYILTGEKLPYNRKTGVFGAITPFHDVKPCYGGIGAWEVTARWSYADFNGAWIGANAGPGRQLNDATLGLNWYVNKFTKFQFNYIHAMLNDPTLGDSNANIFAARCQLAF; the protein is encoded by the coding sequence ATGATGATGCGCCGGATCGCGACCCTGATGTTCCTTCTTGCCTGTATAGGCTTTGTCCGCACGAGCTTTGGGCAGGAAGGCTACGTTGAAACCGATGTCGAACGACGTCTCCTCTCGATGGAGAGCGAAATCGAATTGTTGCGCAACGAATTGGCCGCCGCCAAAACGGTCGGCAGCGCCCCCTACCAAGAGGCCTCCTATTCGACAGCTGCGGAAGAGGCCGGTTGGGTGATAAACACCAACGTCGGCCTACCGCCGTGCCCTCCGGCCACAACTTATCCCACGTTGAAGGTCTCGGGCTTCTTTCACTTGGACTCGGATTGGTTCGACCAAAATCAGGCGAATATCGCTACGGTTGGCGACATCCAAGATGGTAGCGGCTTCCGTCGCTCGCGTTTGGGCGTGAACGGCAAAGTCGCCGAAAACGTCAACTACAACATGGAATATGATTTCGCAGTCAGCCAGGCCCGCTTCACCGACGTCTGGGTAAACTTTAGCGAAGTGGCCCTGCTGGGCAACGTTCGCATCGGTCGCTGGCGCCAGCCGTTCGGCATGGACGAATTGACGAGCGTGCGCGAACTGCCGTTTCTCGAACGTTCGCTGTTGTTTTCGATGTCTCCGTTCCGCCAAACCGGCGTCGGCTTCTACGATCACAGCGAAAGCGAAAACATGACCTGGGCCGCTTCGGTGATTCGCTATCAGACCGATAACTTTGGCAACACCGCCGGCGACAACGGCGGCTATGGTTTCGTTGGTCGTTATACGATGCTGCCGATCTATCAGGATGATGGCGAACGCCTGGTGCATTTGGGCGCCGACTATTACTATGTCGATCCCTCCTTAAATACTACTCGCTTCGCATCGCAACCTGAAATTCAAATCGTCGACAGCACCGGGTTCCAAGGAAACATTCTATCGAGCGTTCCGCCGTTCATCGACACCGGCGTGGTTCCGACCAACCACGTCAGCTCGTACCGCTTAGAAGCGGCCGCCGCCTATGGACGATTTTACGTCCAGTCCGAAGCGCAATGGCTGCAACTAGATCAGCTAGGCGGACCGAACCAAACGATCGAAGCGGCCTACATCCAAGGTCGCTACATCCTGACCGGCGAAAAGCTGCCGTACAATCGGAAGACCGGCGTATTTGGAGCGATCACCCCCTTCCACGACGTGAAGCCCTGCTACGGCGGAATCGGCGCCTGGGAAGTGACGGCTCGATGGTCCTATGCGGACTTCAATGGCGCGTGGATTGGCGCCAACGCCGGTCCTGGTCGTCAATTGAACGACGCGACGCTCGGCTTGAACTGGTACGTCAACAAGTTTACCAAGTTCCAGTTCAACTACATCCATGCGATGTTGAACGATCCAACTCTCGGCGACAGCAACGCGAACATCTTCGCCGCACGCTGCCAGCTGGCGTTCTAA
- a CDS encoding sensor histidine kinase: MSPSSLWINERWKTLKTASQTLRFRLMVWNAIVVLLAAGATLAGLREGVRYALYHEVDQLLAEDMRQIVLMLNERPIDLVDMRQTLEQHAEGHLQHGWFVAFMGENSDVIWASAKAPDEALHYAKKIADSRPIEVGSIRFVQHQLGKPEEGIASIRLGTSLRPIWDDLTRVDRQVLVASGIVLLLAPLCGYWLAGRATEPLSDMIHASARLRPSHLEERLPWRGTGDEMDQLAATINGLLDRIAVHVERKQDLLANAAHELRTPLAAIRSSIEVTLNEPRPVEDYQELLGELIEENYHLETLVNQLLLLSETESDRRFFHLHRMSLDLAVQRSVDMFRGAAEENGLTLHSEMESCWVRGNVEHLRQVVNNLLDNAIKFTPEGGRIDVLIQKSADNGTVELSIADNGCGIREEDHEKVFERFYRGDRRRVPGEPTQGTGLGLSICAAVIASHDGSIQIESAPDVGTTFRITLPVFDPATIEDNASDGELTVGESAKQAAK, translated from the coding sequence ATGAGTCCCTCCTCTCTCTGGATCAACGAACGTTGGAAGACCCTGAAAACCGCGTCTCAAACGCTGCGATTTCGGCTGATGGTCTGGAATGCGATCGTCGTATTGTTGGCTGCAGGAGCGACGCTAGCGGGGCTGCGCGAAGGGGTTCGCTACGCGCTCTATCACGAAGTGGATCAGCTGCTAGCAGAGGATATGCGGCAAATCGTATTGATGCTCAATGAACGTCCGATTGATCTGGTCGACATGCGTCAGACGCTCGAACAGCATGCGGAAGGACACCTGCAGCATGGTTGGTTTGTCGCTTTTATGGGCGAGAATTCGGACGTCATTTGGGCGAGCGCGAAAGCGCCGGACGAGGCGCTGCACTACGCAAAGAAGATCGCCGATTCCCGACCGATCGAAGTTGGTTCGATTCGATTCGTACAGCACCAATTGGGCAAGCCGGAAGAAGGGATCGCGTCGATCCGTTTAGGAACCAGTTTGCGGCCGATTTGGGACGATTTAACGCGTGTCGATCGTCAGGTCTTGGTCGCGTCGGGCATCGTATTATTGCTCGCGCCGCTCTGCGGATATTGGCTCGCCGGGCGCGCCACCGAACCGCTATCGGACATGATTCACGCTTCGGCCCGGTTGCGACCTAGCCATCTTGAAGAACGTTTGCCCTGGCGGGGAACCGGCGACGAGATGGATCAACTAGCGGCGACAATCAACGGGCTGCTCGATCGAATCGCCGTGCATGTCGAACGGAAACAAGATCTGCTGGCCAATGCGGCGCACGAACTGCGCACGCCGCTCGCGGCGATTCGCAGCAGTATCGAAGTAACGCTGAACGAACCGCGGCCGGTCGAAGATTATCAAGAGTTGCTCGGCGAACTGATCGAAGAGAACTATCATCTCGAGACGCTGGTCAATCAACTGTTGCTGCTCTCCGAAACCGAGTCGGATCGGCGTTTCTTTCATCTCCATCGGATGTCGTTGGATCTGGCTGTGCAAAGGTCGGTCGATATGTTCCGCGGCGCCGCCGAAGAGAATGGGTTGACGCTCCATAGCGAAATGGAATCTTGCTGGGTGCGCGGCAATGTCGAGCATCTTCGCCAGGTGGTCAACAATCTGCTGGACAACGCGATCAAGTTTACGCCTGAGGGAGGTCGGATTGACGTGCTGATCCAAAAGTCGGCCGACAACGGGACGGTGGAGCTCTCGATCGCCGACAACGGGTGCGGCATTCGGGAAGAAGATCACGAGAAGGTCTTTGAACGTTTTTACCGCGGCGATCGCAGACGAGTTCCCGGCGAACCGACGCAAGGAACCGGTCTCGGACTCAGCATCTGCGCCGCGGTCATCGCATCGCACGACGGCAGTATCCAGATCGAAAGCGCGCCCGACGTCGGCACCACCTTCCGCATCACACTGCCGGTGTTTGACCCCGCGACGATCGAAGACAACGCTAGCGACGGCGAACTAACGGTTGGCGAGTCGGCGAAGCAAGCGGCGAAGTAG
- a CDS encoding GspE/PulE family protein has product MVRHGLISAEQLEIVRREQKLPGDAIERAVELGFVEEEDALKALGVEVGLDFVDLTTADIDLSLLKTLPQRLIYRQSLFPLQRRNGSVIVATSDPFDLYPLDEVAAVTGLSVVPVLASRVEIAKLIKANLGVGGETVEGLLALKEEDGDNDIELLDDIESDGSELSEMAQEASVVRLVNEIMFEAIESRASDVHIESQGNGLVVRYRIDGMLHSQPVPPEINYFQAAIISRLKIMSRLNIAEKRLPQDGRIKLKVRGREIDIRVSMIPMIHGESIVMRILDKGSLSFDLRTLGMDEDVYQQFKSIISLPHGIVLVTGPTGSGKTTTLYSSLLEIQDESTKIITTEDPVEYQLDGINQIQVHPKIGLTFAASLRSILRHDPDVVLVGEIRDKETAENAVQASLTGHLVFSTLHTNDAAGAFARMIDMGVEPFLIASTIEGVMAQRLVRKLCPHCKVAYVPKRGELPADFPWDDFIAAGGKLQQPTGCRQCRGVGYRGRMGIYELLITTEEIRELAHEGLSTHKIKQIAKKNGMLTLRQYGWRKALSGDSSVEEILRVTKPEAVGVSAPA; this is encoded by the coding sequence TTGGTACGTCATGGATTGATCTCAGCCGAACAGTTAGAGATCGTTCGTCGCGAACAAAAGCTGCCTGGAGACGCGATCGAACGTGCGGTGGAGTTGGGATTTGTCGAGGAAGAAGACGCGCTGAAAGCGCTCGGCGTGGAGGTGGGGCTCGATTTTGTCGATCTAACCACCGCCGATATCGATCTCTCGCTGTTGAAAACGTTGCCGCAGCGGTTGATCTATCGTCAGTCTCTATTTCCGCTGCAGCGCCGTAACGGCAGTGTGATTGTTGCGACCAGCGATCCGTTTGATCTGTACCCGCTGGACGAAGTCGCCGCCGTCACCGGCTTGTCGGTGGTGCCGGTGCTGGCCTCGCGGGTCGAGATCGCCAAGCTGATCAAAGCCAATTTGGGCGTCGGCGGCGAGACGGTGGAAGGACTGCTCGCGCTGAAGGAAGAAGACGGCGACAACGATATCGAACTGCTGGATGATATCGAATCGGACGGCTCGGAACTTTCCGAAATGGCCCAAGAGGCCTCGGTCGTCCGCTTGGTCAACGAGATCATGTTTGAAGCGATTGAATCGCGCGCGAGCGACGTGCATATCGAATCGCAAGGCAACGGCCTGGTCGTCCGGTACCGCATCGACGGCATGCTCCACTCGCAGCCAGTCCCGCCGGAGATCAACTATTTTCAGGCGGCGATCATCAGCCGCTTGAAAATCATGTCGCGCTTGAACATCGCCGAGAAACGTCTGCCGCAAGACGGCCGCATCAAACTGAAGGTGCGCGGCCGCGAGATCGACATCCGCGTCTCGATGATCCCGATGATTCACGGCGAAAGCATCGTGATGCGTATTCTCGACAAGGGTTCGCTCTCGTTCGACCTGCGCACGCTCGGCATGGACGAAGACGTCTATCAACAATTCAAAAGCATTATTTCGTTGCCGCACGGTATCGTGCTGGTGACTGGTCCGACCGGTTCTGGAAAGACGACGACGCTTTACAGCTCGCTGCTTGAAATCCAAGACGAGTCGACCAAGATCATCACGACCGAAGACCCGGTCGAATATCAGCTGGACGGGATCAACCAGATTCAGGTCCATCCCAAGATCGGGCTCACCTTCGCCGCTTCGCTGCGTAGTATTTTGCGGCATGACCCCGATGTCGTGCTGGTTGGCGAAATTCGTGATAAAGAAACGGCCGAAAACGCGGTGCAAGCCTCCCTGACGGGGCACTTGGTGTTCAGTACGCTCCATACCAACGATGCGGCTGGCGCTTTTGCGCGAATGATCGATATGGGAGTCGAACCCTTTTTGATCGCCAGCACGATTGAAGGCGTGATGGCCCAACGCCTGGTTCGCAAGCTCTGTCCGCACTGCAAAGTCGCCTATGTGCCGAAGCGTGGGGAACTGCCGGCTGATTTTCCGTGGGATGACTTTATCGCGGCCGGAGGCAAACTGCAGCAGCCGACCGGATGTCGCCAGTGTCGCGGAGTCGGCTATCGCGGCCGAATGGGTATCTACGAGTTGTTGATCACCACCGAAGAAATCCGCGAGCTTGCTCACGAAGGGCTCAGTACGCACAAGATCAAACAGATCGCCAAAAAGAACGGCATGCTCACGTTGCGACAATATGGCTGGCGCAAAGCGCTGAGCGGCGATTCGTCCGTTGAAGAAATCCTGCGCGTCACGAAGCCGGAAGCTGTCGGCGTCTCGGCGCCTGCCTGA
- the gspG gene encoding type II secretion system major pseudopilin GspG codes for MSHQRNRRRRRGFTLLEVLLVLVILVILASFAGVAIFSSFDQAKEKSTTVQAAMLEQACKTYLLNMGQLPEKLEDLIVAPAGSTKWKGPYLEKEELPKDAWDNDFKYKKSASGMPDVYSAGPDGVDGSDDDIQ; via the coding sequence ATGTCGCATCAGCGCAATCGCCGTCGGCGCCGCGGTTTTACGTTGTTGGAAGTGTTGCTGGTCCTCGTGATCTTGGTGATTCTCGCCTCGTTCGCTGGCGTTGCAATCTTCAGCAGCTTCGATCAAGCGAAAGAAAAAAGTACGACCGTGCAAGCTGCGATGCTGGAACAAGCTTGCAAAACCTATTTGCTGAACATGGGGCAATTGCCCGAAAAGCTGGAAGATTTGATCGTCGCGCCGGCCGGTTCGACCAAGTGGAAAGGTCCCTACTTGGAAAAAGAGGAGTTGCCGAAGGACGCTTGGGACAATGATTTCAAATACAAGAAGAGCGCTAGCGGCATGCCTGACGTTTACTCGGCAGGCCCCGACGGCGTCGACGGTTCGGACGACGATATTCAATAA
- a CDS encoding P-II family nitrogen regulator, translating into MFTTKNARRVTIVMDAALKGFMLEKLSELGVRSYSFMNCHGQGHHAVTGDLYNGDDLLRLEIVTTTEIGAKILDWIHAAQFAQLSQYALFAYADHVEVDERDQSFRNTP; encoded by the coding sequence GTGTTTACTACCAAAAACGCGCGTCGCGTCACGATTGTGATGGACGCGGCGCTCAAAGGCTTCATGCTGGAGAAGCTCTCCGAGTTGGGAGTCCGCAGCTATAGCTTTATGAATTGTCATGGCCAAGGTCACCACGCGGTGACCGGCGATCTCTACAACGGCGACGATTTGCTTCGCCTAGAAATCGTGACGACCACCGAAATCGGCGCCAAGATCCTTGACTGGATTCATGCCGCTCAGTTCGCTCAACTCAGCCAATATGCGTTGTTCGCCTATGCGGACCACGTCGAAGTCGACGAACGCGACCAATCGTTTCGCAACACTCCGTAG
- a CDS encoding prepilin-type N-terminal cleavage/methylation domain-containing protein yields MKNRNCNLNSGRSIGFTLLELLVVLTLLVILLSLAAPSILAPLRSQRLKSAADTICAEFSKSRVEAMESGRVRMFRFQKETGNYQVEPWLRASDTQENNLVGEGDRVVGNSLITQSVEATTRQGELPEGVVFMGEQVDIDMRSYETTDGQIAEGGAADQSRPILFYPDGTTSDAMVVLKSEDGSMRMVKLRGLTGIAKVAEVETTEDLSL; encoded by the coding sequence ATGAAGAATCGCAATTGCAACTTGAACTCAGGGCGATCGATCGGGTTTACCCTGCTCGAACTGCTCGTCGTGCTGACCTTGCTGGTGATTCTGCTGTCACTCGCGGCGCCCAGCATCTTGGCGCCGCTACGTTCGCAGCGATTGAAAAGCGCCGCTGACACCATCTGCGCCGAGTTCAGCAAGTCGCGCGTCGAAGCGATGGAATCGGGACGCGTGCGGATGTTTCGCTTTCAAAAGGAGACCGGCAACTATCAGGTTGAGCCCTGGCTGCGCGCGAGCGATACGCAAGAGAACAATCTGGTCGGCGAGGGAGACCGCGTCGTCGGCAACTCGCTGATCACGCAGTCGGTCGAAGCGACCACGCGTCAAGGAGAGTTGCCGGAAGGGGTCGTCTTTATGGGCGAGCAGGTCGATATCGATATGCGATCCTACGAAACGACCGACGGACAAATCGCCGAAGGGGGCGCCGCGGACCAGTCGCGGCCCATTCTTTTTTATCCGGACGGAACCACCTCGGACGCAATGGTGGTGTTGAAGTCGGAAGATGGCTCAATGCGGATGGTCAAACTACGCGGCTTGACGGGGATCGCCAAGGTCGCCGAAGTCGAAACGACGGAGGACCTTTCGTTGTGA
- a CDS encoding response regulator transcription factor: MHILVVEDEQLLGKSLSRGLTEAGHECTWTRSGEKGLEYARTQQYDAILLDLMLPGIGGLEVVKTLRDEGIGTPLLILTALGSVDDRVQGLDHGADDYMVKPFAFPELLARLNAMWRRASPRPALNYEAGPLALDLGSRKVTRSSKEIDLSPSEFSILELLMRHAGQIVSRKMLNEHLWGQDWNGMTNVIDVHINHLRQKVDRGFDEPLIHTVRGRGYVLRTG; this comes from the coding sequence ATGCACATTTTAGTCGTCGAAGACGAACAACTCCTGGGCAAGTCATTGTCACGCGGGCTCACCGAGGCCGGGCACGAATGTACGTGGACCCGCAGCGGCGAGAAGGGGCTGGAATACGCCAGGACGCAGCAATATGACGCGATCTTGCTTGACCTGATGCTGCCTGGGATCGGCGGGTTGGAGGTCGTCAAAACGCTGCGTGACGAAGGAATCGGCACTCCGCTGTTGATTCTCACGGCGCTGGGATCGGTCGATGATCGCGTCCAAGGGCTGGATCATGGCGCTGACGACTACATGGTGAAACCGTTCGCATTTCCGGAGCTGCTCGCGCGGCTCAACGCGATGTGGCGCAGAGCCAGTCCGCGGCCGGCGCTCAACTACGAAGCAGGCCCACTAGCGCTCGACTTGGGGAGTCGCAAAGTGACGCGCAGCAGCAAAGAGATTGATCTTTCGCCGTCGGAGTTCAGCATCTTAGAACTGCTGATGCGGCATGCAGGTCAGATCGTCTCGCGCAAGATGCTGAACGAGCATCTGTGGGGGCAGGACTGGAATGGAATGACTAACGTCATTGACGTCCACATCAACCATCTGCGGCAAAAAGTAGATCGCGGATTCGACGAGCCCCTGATCCACACCGTGCGGGGCAGGGGCTACGTTTTACGAACCGGCTAA
- a CDS encoding sodium-dependent bicarbonate transport family permease → MRKQKHRSAQNATTGRGRWWKGACLAIVLVTVGQSAYWLTNTAKAQEKEASAVTAVVLGQSMKKEAEVPAAKADELKNRPIGMREFRAVVEVEDPSTLKAGDEVDISLVTLGGDHGHVEKILKKVRVQSVEVPRGEKPEPEKVVTAEEAGAEHVTPELYPTRVVTLQVTSGQLEKARVADAQGILRLSPYVDHANVGMLESIASNFVANLFQPLLLFFFMGFAIPLLHVPFEFPKALYQSLTIYLLVAIGWHGGELMAALAPSELAVAGGLAVVGFIVNGLIGIAATWMLRTFTPMRRIDAVTVGSYYGSDSAGTFVTCLGILATLGMLHDSYMPVMLAVMEIPGCLVGLFLISRLRRQGMDISGNMPDEAGYSGPASGDDSWNDGAGTGEEDPYAHDDSKKLVPKSVGAAAAHSGGILSPKILHEVFLNPGLFMLFGGLVVGFISGRQALVDPHVVEGPNNFFVMMFKGALCLFLLEMGITACRRLQDLKSAGVGFIIFGLLAPNLFALMGICALHAYSMALGHHFETGTYALMAVLCGAASYIAVPAVQRIAIPEASPTLPLAASLGLTFTWNVTLGIPIYIEMAKFVISTFPVT, encoded by the coding sequence ATGCGTAAGCAGAAGCATCGCTCTGCTCAAAATGCGACCACCGGCCGCGGCCGGTGGTGGAAAGGCGCTTGCCTGGCGATTGTCCTTGTGACCGTCGGACAAAGCGCGTACTGGCTGACCAATACGGCGAAGGCTCAAGAGAAGGAAGCCTCCGCCGTTACTGCGGTCGTCTTGGGCCAATCGATGAAGAAGGAAGCGGAAGTCCCTGCGGCGAAAGCGGACGAACTGAAAAATCGCCCCATCGGCATGCGCGAGTTTCGCGCCGTCGTCGAAGTCGAGGATCCGTCGACACTAAAAGCCGGCGACGAAGTCGATATCTCGCTGGTCACGCTCGGCGGCGATCATGGCCACGTCGAAAAGATCTTAAAAAAGGTCCGCGTCCAATCGGTCGAAGTTCCCCGCGGCGAAAAGCCGGAACCGGAGAAAGTTGTCACCGCCGAGGAAGCCGGAGCCGAACACGTCACGCCAGAACTTTATCCGACGCGCGTCGTCACCCTCCAGGTGACCAGCGGTCAACTCGAGAAGGCCCGTGTCGCCGACGCCCAAGGCATCCTCCGCTTGTCGCCGTACGTCGATCATGCAAACGTCGGCATGTTAGAATCGATCGCAAGCAACTTTGTGGCCAACTTGTTTCAGCCGTTGTTGCTCTTCTTCTTCATGGGCTTCGCGATTCCGCTGTTGCATGTCCCCTTTGAATTTCCCAAAGCTTTGTATCAAAGCTTGACCATCTATTTGTTGGTAGCGATCGGCTGGCACGGCGGCGAGCTGATGGCCGCTTTGGCTCCATCAGAACTGGCGGTCGCCGGCGGATTGGCCGTAGTGGGGTTCATCGTGAACGGTCTCATCGGAATCGCAGCTACGTGGATGTTGCGAACCTTTACTCCGATGCGCCGGATCGATGCGGTGACCGTCGGTTCTTATTATGGCTCTGACTCGGCAGGCACCTTTGTAACTTGTTTGGGTATCTTGGCGACCTTGGGCATGCTGCACGACAGCTACATGCCGGTCATGCTGGCGGTCATGGAAATCCCCGGCTGTTTGGTCGGCTTGTTCCTGATCTCCCGTTTGCGGCGTCAAGGGATGGATATCTCGGGCAACATGCCGGACGAAGCCGGATATTCGGGACCTGCAAGCGGAGACGATTCATGGAACGACGGGGCTGGAACAGGCGAAGAGGATCCTTACGCGCATGACGACTCGAAGAAGCTCGTTCCTAAATCGGTCGGAGCGGCAGCCGCGCATAGCGGCGGAATTTTGAGCCCGAAGATCTTGCACGAAGTCTTCCTGAATCCAGGACTCTTCATGCTGTTTGGCGGTTTGGTCGTCGGCTTTATTAGCGGTCGCCAGGCGCTGGTCGATCCGCACGTTGTCGAAGGCCCCAACAACTTCTTTGTCATGATGTTCAAAGGAGCGTTGTGCTTGTTCCTGTTAGAGATGGGCATCACCGCATGCCGCCGTCTGCAAGACTTGAAGTCGGCCGGCGTCGGGTTCATCATCTTTGGTCTGCTGGCGCCCAACTTGTTCGCGTTGATGGGAATTTGCGCCCTGCACGCTTACAGCATGGCGCTGGGACATCACTTTGAAACAGGCACCTACGCGTTGATGGCGGTCCTTTGCGGAGCCGCATCCTACATCGCCGTTCCGGCGGTGCAGCGAATCGCAATTCCAGAAGCGAGCCCCACATTGCCGTTGGCCGCTTCACTAGGTCTGACGTTCACTTGGAACGTGACATTGGGGATCCCGATTTACATCGAGATGGCGAAGTTCGTCATCAGTACGTTCCCGGTTACCTAA
- a CDS encoding type II secretion system F family protein: MPDFTYIARDTTGRKVNGVLSAATERDVIVQLSGKSLFPIEVKAESKGSGFRIGGKRVSAQQSAILYAQLSSLIRSGVPLMRSLKVLREQASNVALQEILDDIVSRVEEGASLDEAMRRHPKAFSEMATNMVRAGAEGGFLEDALDRVAKFTEDQEDLKGRTMSALAYPVFLGVVGSFVLGFLLLVFVPQFDELFARLRERGQLPAITDWLLWFSTSVKNFGIPLLIGLVALAFYINLQLKTETGRRRWDWIKIKMPMLGSILLSLAVARFCRVLGTMLKNGVPIIRSLEISRDAAGNLILAKAIEDASENISAGESLASPLSASGYFPRNVVEMISVAEESNSLDTVLVEIADGLEKRTSRRLDLTVRLLEPMMLLVMASIVLVVVIALLLPIFRMSSSL, from the coding sequence ATGCCTGACTTCACTTACATCGCGCGAGATACGACCGGCCGCAAGGTCAACGGCGTGCTGTCGGCGGCGACCGAGCGAGACGTGATTGTGCAGCTGTCGGGGAAGTCGCTTTTTCCGATTGAAGTGAAAGCCGAGTCGAAAGGAAGCGGGTTTCGGATCGGCGGCAAGCGAGTCAGCGCGCAACAATCGGCGATCCTTTACGCGCAGCTTTCTTCTTTGATCCGCAGCGGCGTGCCGCTGATGCGATCGTTGAAAGTGCTGCGTGAACAAGCGTCGAACGTCGCGCTGCAGGAAATCTTGGACGACATCGTCAGCCGGGTCGAAGAAGGGGCTTCGCTCGACGAAGCGATGCGCCGCCATCCGAAAGCGTTCAGCGAAATGGCGACCAACATGGTTCGCGCCGGCGCAGAGGGTGGATTCCTGGAAGATGCGCTCGATCGCGTCGCCAAATTTACCGAAGATCAGGAAGATCTGAAGGGCCGCACGATGAGTGCGCTCGCCTATCCCGTTTTTCTCGGCGTGGTCGGCTCGTTCGTGCTTGGCTTTCTGCTACTGGTCTTTGTGCCGCAGTTTGACGAGCTGTTTGCTCGCTTGCGTGAGCGGGGCCAATTGCCGGCGATCACCGACTGGCTGTTGTGGTTCAGCACGTCGGTCAAAAATTTTGGCATTCCACTTTTGATCGGACTGGTCGCGCTGGCGTTTTACATCAACCTACAACTAAAAACCGAGACCGGACGTCGCCGCTGGGACTGGATCAAAATCAAAATGCCGATGCTCGGTTCGATCTTGTTGTCGCTGGCCGTCGCGCGGTTTTGCCGCGTGTTGGGAACGATGCTGAAAAACGGCGTGCCGATCATCCGTTCGTTAGAAATCAGTCGCGACGCCGCCGGCAATCTGATCTTGGCCAAAGCGATCGAAGACGCTTCTGAGAATATCAGCGCCGGCGAATCGTTGGCGAGTCCGTTGTCAGCCTCCGGCTACTTCCCCCGGAACGTGGTCGAAATGATCAGCGTCGCGGAAGAGTCAAACTCGCTGGACACGGTGTTAGTCGAAATCGCCGATGGTCTCGAGAAGCGGACGTCACGTCGGCTCGATCTGACCGTGCGGTTGTTGGAACCCATGATGTTGCTGGTGATGGCGAGCATCGTGCTCGTCGTCGTCATCGCGCTGTTGCTGCCGATCTTCCGGATGAGCAGCAGTTTGTAA